In Leishmania braziliensis MHOM/BR/75/M2904 complete genome, chromosome 18, the following proteins share a genomic window:
- a CDS encoding TATE DNA Transposon — translation MVDQMSGFIQVLTERPALVKQWPLHLKRNTPLDMDTVLAMPTKRASTKRFLQRIQCFLDPSFYDGLRTSRTIKKCALTAAEIQQAVEMGKFEPCPISDIGAQVQLPEGMHGVNVFTVPELKGRRRLITEPLLNRVIPKHHVPRVHYDTRLGRRQRLRYARYMLQIDFEAYYDAIPIAATLRNKFVFRARHDGRYYRLRTLPTGARWSVAVGQAVTWTIVDIDTPVTITTLIDNILVAAREGQEREFVLAVRTVVARIKAANLMTSPNRDELEAMSDEEILQLASANTVFLGEEYTWNGRERLIRNSVKTVAKLKLALQKTSHTIRSLASLISLIFFALHTTQMNPARAFKLLRAYRGIYRLTFRGYDWDDAVPYIDSSVARSLQEIGGALVQNPWWKISDERHPTTDEATYDAVAFTDASLEGWGAVLHLRDAGATEMWTYRQRWTEDLERQLGGDDGEAERVLEKLRQYQLRRRVRSGGRFEDPDLQADRFQARYSAHAEPRAAQLMLRHLVEHHRVPNGARIALATDHRAIVIAQKHLNGFDGIGRGYALNKLFEYTYDLWYNRGIDVVFFYVEGARNPADAYSRHFGVDATGSLEVHRVEPFGVPFLRHMWCPLCEERRREEGGEI, via the coding sequence atggtggaccagatgtccggtttcatccaagtgctgacggagcgaccggcactcgtgaagcagtggccgctgcacctgaaacggaacacaccactggacatggataccgtgctggcgatgccgacaaaacgcgcctcaacgaagcggtttctccagcgaatccagtgctttctggatccctccttctacgatGGGTTGAGGACCTCACGAACCATCAAAAAGTGTGCGCTCACGGCTGCGGAAATCCAACAGGcggtcgagatgggcaagttcGAACCGTGCCcgatcagcgacatcggcgcccaggtgcaattgccagagggcatgcacggcgtgaacgtcttcacggtgccggagctgaaaggacgacgacgcctcatcacggagcccctgctgaaccgcgtgatccccaaacatcacgtcccgcgcgtccactacgacacgcgcctcggaagacgacagcggctgcgatacgcccggtacatgctacagatcgacttcgaagcttattacgacgctatcccgatcgcggcgacactccgtaacaagttcgtttttcgagccaggcatgacgggcgatactaccgccttcgtactctcccgaccggcgcgcggtggagcgttgccgtcggccaggcggtgacgtggacgattgtcgacatcgacacgcccgtcaccatcaccacgctcatcgacaacattctcgtggccgcacgcgaaggccaggagcgtgagtttgtgctcgcggtgcgcacggtcgtcgcacgcatcaaggcggcgaacctgatgacgtcacccaaccgggacgagctggaggcgatgtcggacgaggaaatcctgcagctggcgagtgccaacaccgtttttctcggtgaagaatacacatggaatggccgagagcggctgatccgcaactcggtgaagacggtggcgaagctgaagcttgcgctccaaaagaccagccacaccatacgCAGTCTGGCCTCGCTGATCTCGCTGATTTTCTTCGCGCTCCATACCACGCAAATGAACCCCGCACGGGCattcaagctgctgagagcctaccgaggcatataccggctgacgttccgcgggtacgactgggacgacgcggtgccgtacatcgactcctccgtggcgcggtcgctgcaggagatcggcggcgcactggtgcagaatccgtggtggaaaatctcggacgagagacacccaacgacggacgaggcgacctatgacgcggtggccttcaccgacgcgtcgctggaAGGGTGGGGTGCTGTacttcacctccgcgacgcgggcgccacagaaatgtggacctatcggcagcgctggaccgaggacctggaacggcaactcggcggcgacgacggcgaggcggaacgcgtcctcgaaaaactgcgccagtaccagctgcgtcgccgcgtccggTCGGGAGGCCGGTTCGAGGACCCAGACCTGCAGGCGgaccgcttccaggcgcggtactcggcacacgcggaaccacgcgcggcacaactaatgctgcgacacctggtggagcaccacagggtgcccaacggagcgcgaatcgcgcttgccacggaccaccgtgcgattgtcattgcgcagaaacacctgaacggtttcgacggcattggcagaggctaCGCCCTGAACAAACTTTTCGAGTACACCTACGACCTCTGGTACAACAGAGGGATCGACGTAGTCTTTTTCTACGTAGAGGGTGCGCGGAATCCGGCGGACGCCTACTCGCGACACTTCGGGGTGGACGCGACAGGATCGCTGGAGGTTCACCGAGTTGAACCGTTTggcgtgccgttcctccggcacaTGTGGTGCCCGCTatgcgaagagcggcgccgcgaggagggcggcgagatatga